One window of Rasiella rasia genomic DNA carries:
- a CDS encoding asparaginase domain-containing protein, with protein sequence MIHIFTTGGTIEGLDYVDDNGITKSNVTIEDFFKGANVDFKYTIEGVFKKDSRAINENDRNLLVSKIAESNATKILITHGTFTMEDTAKYIGRLNLKKTIVLVGSFILGSSENTDAPFNLGYAISSLQLLKPDVYIAMNGQIFLWNNVSKNLETNKFERNE encoded by the coding sequence ATGATACATATATTCACAACAGGTGGCACCATAGAGGGTTTAGATTATGTTGATGACAACGGAATAACAAAATCCAATGTTACCATCGAGGATTTTTTTAAAGGTGCAAATGTTGATTTTAAATATACCATCGAGGGCGTCTTTAAAAAAGATAGTCGGGCAATAAATGAAAATGATAGAAATCTGTTAGTTAGCAAGATTGCCGAATCTAATGCAACTAAAATTTTAATAACACACGGTACTTTCACGATGGAAGATACCGCAAAATATATAGGAAGACTCAATCTGAAAAAAACCATTGTTCTGGTTGGGTCTTTCATTTTAGGTTCATCTGAGAACACGGATGCACCATTTAATTTAGGATATGCAATCAGCTCGCTACAGCTTCTAAAACCGGATGTTTATATTGCTATGAACGGACAAATTTTTCTTTGGAACAATGTTTCAAAAAATTTAGAAACCAACAAATTTGAGCGCAATGAGTAG
- a CDS encoding helix-turn-helix domain-containing protein, with translation MFGTSIHWTTFFYLLIDTVIVLLTLYFSRKKTRSSLRRFLYLGFLFIAYNATGGFLPVEDFPGPFILQYIITYGVAITLCVYIVYYLYKEYDIVVLKFNSSIRNLAILASVSFIVLFLIPYFLTDSLKSARFLFTIPISILAFIFLFIFYRRISNPSNPNAFILRRNKLSMVSVASIALLPICTVIGDYQWITFTVMNLAFFAITAIEADRYLYFIENNNRMYEVFALKKKQRDESVERKIIYEDLTRREIEVALSILSNLSYKNIAKDLFIAESTVSKHASNIFKKTGVKNRREFLKRFRKKSK, from the coding sequence ATGTTTGGGACATCAATACATTGGACAACGTTCTTCTATCTTTTAATAGATACGGTCATTGTATTGCTTACCCTTTATTTTTCGAGAAAAAAAACTCGCAGTAGCCTAAGACGGTTTCTCTATCTTGGCTTTTTATTTATTGCCTATAATGCCACTGGTGGGTTTCTACCCGTAGAAGATTTTCCCGGACCTTTTATACTTCAATATATAATTACTTACGGTGTTGCCATTACGCTTTGTGTTTACATTGTTTACTACCTGTATAAAGAGTATGATATTGTTGTGTTGAAGTTTAACTCGTCCATTAGAAATCTTGCAATACTGGCAAGTGTCAGTTTTATAGTTTTATTCTTGATTCCCTATTTTCTAACAGATTCGCTGAAATCGGCACGTTTTCTTTTTACCATTCCGATATCGATTTTAGCCTTTATTTTTTTATTCATTTTCTACCGTAGAATCTCGAATCCCAGCAATCCAAATGCCTTTATACTAAGGCGAAATAAGTTGTCGATGGTTAGTGTGGCAAGCATAGCCTTATTACCCATTTGTACGGTAATAGGCGATTACCAATGGATAACTTTTACCGTAATGAACTTGGCTTTTTTTGCGATAACCGCTATTGAAGCAGATAGGTATTTGTACTTTATAGAAAACAATAATCGAATGTATGAGGTATTCGCCTTAAAGAAAAAACAACGGGATGAATCGGTAGAGCGCAAAATCATTTATGAAGATTTGACACGAAGGGAAATCGAGGTCGCCTTGTCAATTCTGAGTAATTTGAGCTATAAAAATATAGCCAAAGATTTGTTCATTGCTGAAAGTACGGTATCAAAACACGCATCCAATATCTTTAAAAAGACCGGTGTGAAGAATAGGCGCGAGTTTTTAAAGCGATTCAGGAAGAAAAGTAAGTAA
- a CDS encoding RteC domain-containing protein, producing the protein MDSQLLSKKLLEDLDEIRVQNENILDCAVRSIKACRKLLSFYKNEILNKEFKSIKEEIKFFKETKQVPLIRLIYFSEIHSFEVQFPKGNKDCQLKFIKRKINKLNRFFLYNIDFGRYVNSGATHFDKEYYTRDYLETFHITTSKFYFQDPEFCTPRDMLLGKYKAYDYLVTYFDEKKDRVRNGLNGKHNSIKPMEKIDWPFSNTDYVELLYALCSKGLGKQNNQGIMQVSKKLEQLFNIEPKDIYKTFQDIKNRKKSRTLFLDELSTSLLSEMDKSEE; encoded by the coding sequence ATGGACTCACAATTATTATCAAAAAAGTTATTAGAGGATCTGGATGAAATAAGAGTTCAAAACGAAAATATTTTAGACTGTGCGGTACGTTCTATAAAAGCCTGCCGCAAATTATTGAGCTTCTACAAAAATGAAATTCTCAATAAAGAATTTAAATCCATCAAAGAAGAAATAAAATTCTTTAAAGAAACAAAACAGGTGCCTCTAATACGGCTCATATACTTTTCAGAAATCCATTCGTTTGAAGTTCAATTTCCCAAAGGCAATAAAGATTGCCAGTTAAAGTTCATTAAAAGGAAAATTAACAAATTAAATCGCTTCTTTCTCTATAACATAGATTTTGGTCGATACGTCAATTCTGGTGCTACGCATTTTGACAAGGAATATTACACAAGGGATTATCTCGAAACCTTTCATATTACAACATCCAAATTCTACTTTCAAGACCCTGAATTTTGCACACCAAGAGATATGCTTTTGGGCAAATACAAGGCGTATGATTATTTAGTGACCTATTTTGATGAAAAGAAAGATAGGGTTCGTAACGGATTAAACGGAAAACACAATAGCATCAAACCAATGGAAAAAATTGATTGGCCATTTTCTAACACAGATTATGTGGAACTGCTCTATGCACTATGTTCAAAAGGATTGGGAAAACAAAACAATCAAGGCATTATGCAGGTTTCAAAAAAGTTGGAACAACTATTTAATATTGAACCAAAGGACATCTACAAAACCTTTCAGGACATCAAAAACAGGAAAAAAAGCCGAACGCTATTTCTTGATGAACTAAGCACATCGCTTCTTTCTGAAATGGATAAAAGCGAGGAATGA
- a CDS encoding helix-turn-helix domain-containing protein encodes MPTSIITTDDLREFKMELLDDIKKLLTRQASGKLKKYLKSSEVMDLLQVSPGTLQNLRINGTLPYTKVGGIIYYDTEEIQKVMDANRVHHGLNS; translated from the coding sequence ATGCCGACAAGTATTATTACCACAGACGATCTTCGGGAATTCAAAATGGAATTGCTCGATGACATCAAAAAACTACTTACCAGACAAGCCAGCGGGAAACTAAAGAAGTACCTCAAATCTTCTGAGGTTATGGATTTACTTCAAGTCAGTCCAGGCACACTTCAAAATCTTCGCATCAATGGCACCTTGCCTTATACCAAAGTAGGTGGGATTATCTATTATGATACAGAGGAAATACAAAAAGTGATGGATGCCAACCGTGTGCATCACGGTCTAAATTCTTAA
- a CDS encoding ATPase, which yields MDNPSKITEGGVEYSLGKFDGKSVLYDFPKILIYLNAKGKLLFGKKFRIYDEDKDILLTLCSYFIKDKENCETYGIDVDKGILLSGPVGCGKTCLMKLLRHLVPLQRPYEMIPCRNVTFSFNHLGFKTVEEYGNTKFYCFDDLGVEPAGRFYGKDLNVMGEVLLSRYELYLDTKRKIKTHATTNLNAEELEERYGNRVRSRMRELFNLIAFDKGAGDKRK from the coding sequence ATGGACAACCCCTCTAAAATTACCGAAGGTGGTGTGGAATATTCGTTGGGAAAATTCGATGGTAAAAGCGTTCTCTACGACTTCCCGAAAATTCTGATTTACCTGAATGCCAAGGGCAAACTGTTGTTCGGAAAGAAATTCAGGATTTATGATGAGGACAAAGATATTTTACTAACGCTCTGTTCATATTTCATCAAGGACAAGGAAAATTGCGAAACCTACGGCATCGACGTGGATAAAGGCATCTTGCTTTCTGGACCGGTAGGTTGTGGAAAGACCTGTTTAATGAAATTGCTACGGCATTTAGTACCCTTGCAACGACCTTACGAAATGATTCCCTGTCGGAATGTCACATTTAGTTTCAATCATCTTGGCTTTAAAACGGTTGAGGAATATGGCAACACCAAATTTTATTGTTTTGATGATTTGGGTGTCGAACCCGCTGGAAGATTCTACGGTAAAGATTTGAACGTTATGGGCGAAGTACTATTATCCCGATACGAGCTCTATCTTGACACGAAACGTAAAATTAAGACCCACGCCACTACCAATCTAAACGCTGAAGAATTGGAAGAACGCTATGGCAACCGAGTCCGTAGCCGGATGCGGGAACTCTTTAATTTGATTGCCTTTGATAAAGGGGCTGGGGATAAAAGAAAGTAA